A single Triticum dicoccoides isolate Atlit2015 ecotype Zavitan chromosome 2A, WEW_v2.0, whole genome shotgun sequence DNA region contains:
- the LOC119355151 gene encoding protein SET DOMAIN GROUP 41-like, producing MAMEMRARESVGMSEDLTRAIAPYATALHDAFLHSHCSSCFRKLPSQPPCAMSCMLCCSVQYCCSDCLSSDCEVHSSSGECCFFADHLKKASSSYVTEGTSDVRASLRLLYFLEMHGLVSSDSINRSSRIGGLSTIGIREVLEEGGEVAERILKGSMLMSSARKMRTQTSVVFSNGLTVEIVALWAVMINSVEVQISDEWDLGIAVYGPSFSWFNHSCFPNASYSFVLAPPNEDYVSNKSEYRAVPASKGVAPDAWHAWQFEEGSTHALGKYGPRVVVRCIKPINKGDEVCITYIDLLQTREARHSDLWSKYKFICSCERCTASPESYVDFILNCDFRNLNSPENAFISLAIEDFDDILQQAISEYSLGDDPKASCAMIESLLSENLMGDLQQVELSQKRHILHPLHHICLRAYMTLASAYRFRALESSTDGFKGENSAVSFKMTKAAVAYSFLLAGATHHLFLSERSFMTPLAHFLLSAGRSMLDFVECVKGERRKNVSQAKFSFASCSASSGTRDSMQYHQFRSTCEEFGKHMLSLSLQCWSFLVQSSPCLEKIKNPIDFSWLGTAIFQSLHLSEVDSANLSCTDGLEIFTEEQKGCILSLAICCITFCKYLANICYGPQHYLANHAKDLLEGIPKHTGEMCKHMND from the exons ATGGCAATGGAGATGAGAGCCCGGGAATCTGTAGGCATGTCGGAGGACCTGACACGGGCAATCGCACCTTATGCCACAGCCCTGCACGACGCTTTCCTCCACTCCCATTGCTCCTCGTGTTTCAGGAAGTTGCCATCGCAACCTCCATGTGCCATGTCTTGTATGCTCTGCTGCTCCGTTCAGTACTGCTGCTCAGACTGCTTAAGCTCGGATTGTGAAGTGCATTCTTCTTCTGGTGAATGTTGTTTCTTCGCCGATCACCTCAAGAaagcatcttcatcctacgtcacTGAAGGCACGAGCGATGTCCGTGCTTCTCTTCGACTTCTTTATTTTCTCGAGATGCATGGTCTTGTCTCGTCAGATTCAATCAACCGGTCCAGCAGAATTGGTGGGCTTTCAACAATTGGTATTCGGGAAGTTCTGGAGGAAGGTGGGGAGGTTGCCGAGAGGATACTGAAGGGAAGCATGCTGATGTCGTCTGCCAGAAAAATGAGGACGCAAACATCTGTTGTTTTCTCCAATGGCCTGACAGTAGAGATAGTGGCATTATGGGCAGTGATGATCAACAGCGTTGAGGTGCAGATTAGTGACGAGTGGGATCTGGGGATTGCAGTTTATGGACCTAGTTTCTCATGGTTCAATCATAGTTGCTTTCCGAATGCTTCTTATAGTTTTGTGTTGGCTCCACCCAATGAAGATTATGTTTCAAACAAATCAGAATACCGTGCAGTCCCTGCTAGCAAAGGGGTTGCTCCAGATGCG TGGCATGCTTGGCAATTTGAAGAGGGTTCTACTCATG CACTTGGCAAATATGGCCCAAGAGTTGTTGTCCGTTGCATAAAGCCAATCAACAAGGGGGATGAAGTTTGCATAACATACATTGATCTTCTCCAGACCAGG GAAGCAAGGCATTCAGATCTTTGGTCAAAGTATAAGTTTATTTGTTCTTGTGAGCGCTGTACTGCATCACCAGAATCATATGTGGATTTTATTCTAAAC TGTGACTTCAGGAACTTGAATTCACCAGAGAATGCTTTTATATCTCTAGcaattgaggattttgatgatatcTTACAACAAGCAATATCGGAATATTCATTGGGTGATGATCCCAAAGCCAGCTGTGCTATGATTGAAAGTTTGCTTTCTGAAAACTTGATGGGTGATCTGCAGCAAGTGGAACTTTCACAGAAAAGACATATACTACATCCTCTTCATCATATATGTCTAAGAGCTTATATGACGCTTGCCTCTGCTTACCGCTTTCGTGCCCTAGAATCCAGTACTGATGGCTTTAAGGGAGAAAACAGTGCCGTTTCTTTCAAAATGACCAAAGCTGCAGTAGCTTATTCATTTCTTCTTGCAGGAGCTACGCACCATCTGTTCTTATCTGAACGTTCCTTTATGACCCCGCTGGCGCATTTTTTGTTAAGCGCTGGACGGTCCATGTTAGATTTTGTTGAATGTGTAAAGGGAGAGAGAAGGAAAAATGTATCCCAAGCTAAGTTTAGCTTTGCTTCATGTTCAGCAAGTTCAGGAACACGTGATTCCATGCAGTACCATCAATTCAGATCAACTTGTGAGGAATTTGGCAAGCACATGTTATCGTTATCATTGCAGTGCTGGTCATTTCTTGTGCAAAGCTCACCCTGCCTGGAAAAGATAAAAAACCCTATAGACTTCAGTTGGCTTGGGACAGCAATATTTCAGTCTCTCCATCTTTCTGAGGTAGATTCTGCCAACCTTTCTTGTACAGATGGTCTAGAAATTTTCACTGAAGAGCAGAAGGGGTGTATTCTCAGCTTAGCtatttgctgcatcaccttttgcAAATATCTTGCAAATATATGCTATGGTCCACAACATTATTTGGCAAATCATGCTAAAGATCTGCTTGAAG GGATTCCTAAGCACACTGGAGAAATGTGTAAGCACATGAATGACTGA
- the LOC119355152 gene encoding stress protein DDR48-like — MAGEYDRSSYGRSGTGSDEGGYNKTSEEDYGRSSDEYGHGTGGFNKSSNDTNTDDYSSSGDYNKSSTDNFTGGLNKSSTDDYTGGGSYNKTGADDYSAGGSYNKSSTDDFSGGHNKSSTDDYDGGYKNSSADAGYGEGGYKKPSTEDSSAYNKSSIEEDYSSGKNTPNTDDYDGSGYNKSSTDDDYDGYKKPSADEYSGGYSKSGADGYATGAGKTGSDDY, encoded by the coding sequence ATGGCAGGTGAGTATGATCGCAGCAGTTACGGAAGGTCAGGCACAGGCAGTGACGAAGGCGGGTACAACAAGACCAGCGAGGAAGACTATGGCCGCAGCAGCGATGAATACGGCCATGGTACCGGTGGTTTCAACAAATCCAGCAACGACACCAACACGGACGACTACAGTAGCAGTGGCGACTACAACAAGTCCAGCACTGACAATTTCACTGGCGGCTTGAACAAATCTAGCACTGATGACTACACTGGCGGTGGCAGCTACAACAAAACTGGTGCCGACGACTACAGTGCCGGTGGCAGCTACAACAAGTCCAGCACCGACGATTTCAGTGGCGGCCACAACAAGTCTAGCACGGACGACTATGATGGTGGCTACAAGAACTCCAGCGCCGATGCCGGCTATGGCGAAGGCGGTTACAAGAAACCAAGCACCGAGGACTCCTCCGCGTACAACAAATCAAGCATCGAGGAGGACTACAGCAGCGGCAAGAACACCCCCAACACTGATGACTACGACGGCAGTGGCTACAACAAGTCCAGCACTGATGACGACTATGATGGCTATAAGAAGCCCAGCGCCGACGAGTACAGTGGTGGCTACAGCAAGTCCGGCGCCGATGGGTATGCCACTGGTGCAGGCAAGACCGGCTCTGATGATTACTAG